In Crassostrea angulata isolate pt1a10 chromosome 6, ASM2561291v2, whole genome shotgun sequence, a genomic segment contains:
- the LOC128190617 gene encoding uncharacterized protein LOC128190617, with amino-acid sequence MSKDRFKSSSYTDLTTSTVGSLGYLQIRFQSNTAKRAFYLSNFHKRCDGDTGWLVVKEDVITKPCKVDQVSATTIWYSGLTTKDFFNDYFIADFMTVEVNIDVTCDNSRLQIDNAVFNVTGNQFNDTVTYTCLDGFNHTYGDLYRRCNHLGYWTGTSPTCTITCNCSCGSNKYININDTEALKARLEEIKSKLSIKASETSKARRLKVCAKDERTSAKAVGSILGGLIIGSFVLTIVLSDLPLLLREIKKAYRNIRS; translated from the exons ATGTCAAAAGATCGTTTCAAAAGTTCTTCATACACCGATCTCACAACTAGTACAGTCGGTTCTCTGGGATATTTACAAATAAG ATTTCAGTCCAACACTGCAAAAAGAGCATTTTATTTGTCTAACTTTCACAAGCGCTGTGACGGGGACACTGGCTGGCTTGTTGTCAAGGAGGACGTGATAACTAAACCATGCAAAGTGGATCAAGTGTCCGCAACAACTATCTGGTACAGTGGTTTAACCACAAAGGATTTTTTCAATG attaCTTCATAGCAGACTTCATGACTGTTGAAGTCAATATAG ATGTAACGTGCGACAACAGCCGTTTGCAAATCGACAACGCCGTTTTCAATGTGACAGGAAATCAATTCAACGACACTGTGACGTATACATGTCTGGATGGTTTCAATCATACATACGGGGACCTGTACAGACGATGCAATCACCTTGGATACTGGACAGGAACAAGTCCTACTTGTA cAATCACGTGCAATTGTTCATGTGGATCCAATAAATACATTAACATAAATGATACAGAGGCATTGAAAGCCAGACTGGAGGAAATAAAATCCAAGCTCTCTATCAAGGCAAGCGAAACTTCTAAAGCTCGGCGTTTAAAAGTATGTGCAAAGGATGAGCGAACCTCAGCGAAAGCAGTCGGGAGTATCCTAGGTGGACTAATTATCGGAAGTTTTGTATTAACGATTGTTTTAAGTGATTTACCATTGCTATTACGTGAAATCAAGAAAGCATATAGAAACATTAGGTCTTAG
- the LOC128186781 gene encoding uncharacterized protein LOC128186781, which yields MMFRCNDSHLQIDSAVYNVTGKEFNDSVTYRCLDGFNDTSGDLYRRCNHLENWTGTSPTCTNSCHCLCGSNAYLNVNDTEALQARLEEIKSKFSIRANETSKARRLKVCAKDGRTSAKAVGSILGGLIIGGFVSSTIASDLPLILREIKKAYRNIRSS from the exons ATG ATGTTTAGATGCAACGACAGTCATTTGCAAATCGACAGCGCCGTTTACAATGTAACAGGGAAGGAATTCAACGACTCTGTTACGTATAGATGCCTGGATGGTTTCAATGATACATCCGGAGACCTGTACAGACGATGCAATCACCTGGAAAACTGGACAGGAACAAGTCCTACTTGTA cCAATTCGTGCCATTGTCTATGTGGATCCAATGCATACCTAAACGTAAATGATACAGAAGCATTACAAGCCAGACTGGAGGAAATAAAATCCAAGTTCTCTATCAGGGCAAACGAAACTTCTAAAGCTCGGCGTTTAAAAGTATGTGCAAAGGATGGGCGAACCTCAGCGAAAGCAGTCGGAAGTATCCTAGGTGGACTTATCATAGGAGGTTTTGTATCATCAACTATTGCAAGTGATTTACCGTTGATCCTACGTGAAATCAAGAAAGCGTACAGAAACATAAGGTCtagttaa